In Campylobacter concisus, a genomic segment contains:
- a CDS encoding YwqG family protein, whose protein sequence is MDITKISKGCKERGLDELFKLLSPLARNAIRIDVQAKNDDDIAVGASKFGGSPDLPDGLLWPSNENGALSFVAQINFAEASKFDTDSLLPKSGMLYLFYDRNLRVWGYDPADKNGFAVIFSDVNDESLSRRRAESLEGENSTFNARLLSFENEINLPNLQSSIVPFSKISEAEWEAYHEVIESSWQAKENKLLGHSDNVQDGMELECELIANGLSCGDGSAYHHPRIAEFEKNVAQWQLLLQIDSDDEGDMDWDGEGRVYLWIKIAARDFSKTWLVLQTS, encoded by the coding sequence ATGGATATTACAAAAATTTCTAAAGGTTGTAAAGAACGTGGGCTGGATGAACTTTTTAAACTTTTGTCGCCACTAGCAAGAAATGCCATAAGGATAGATGTGCAAGCTAAAAATGACGATGATATCGCCGTTGGAGCGTCTAAATTTGGCGGCTCGCCAGATCTACCAGATGGTTTATTGTGGCCTTCAAATGAAAACGGCGCGCTTAGCTTTGTGGCACAGATAAATTTTGCTGAAGCTAGCAAATTTGACACTGACTCACTACTGCCAAAAAGCGGAATGCTCTATCTCTTTTATGATAGAAATTTGCGTGTTTGGGGCTATGATCCTGCCGATAAAAATGGCTTTGCAGTGATCTTTTCTGATGTAAATGATGAGTCGCTTTCTCGCAGGAGAGCGGAGAGTTTAGAGGGAGAAAATTCTACATTTAACGCGCGCTTGCTTAGCTTTGAAAATGAGATAAATTTGCCAAATTTACAAAGCTCGATTGTGCCATTTAGTAAAATTAGTGAAGCTGAGTGGGAAGCTTATCATGAGGTTATTGAGTCAAGCTGGCAGGCTAAAGAAAATAAGCTCCTTGGGCACTCCGATAATGTCCAAGATGGTATGGAGCTAGAGTGTGAGCTGATTGCAAATGGACTTAGCTGTGGTGATGGTAGCGCTTATCACCACCCAAGAATAGCGGAATTTGAGAAAAATGTTGCCCAGTGGCAACTGCTTTTACAGATAGATAGTGATGATGAGGGCGACATGGACTGGGACGGAGAGGGCAGAGTTTATCTGTGGATAAAGATAGCGGCGCGCGACTTTAGCAAGACGTGGCTAGTTTTGCAAACAAGTTAA
- the ribE gene encoding riboflavin synthase yields the protein MFNGLIREIAQVVSYSQNILRLKANFRPNLGDSIAVNGACLSVIKLHEDGFSVELSAESRANIAVENLKERVHIEPAMKLGERVDGHLMQGHIDFIGKISNIKKNENGVDFYIDLPREAMSLMSNKGSVGVEGVSLTINEILPKGIRLTIIPITFRDSLFGTFKVGRRVNIESDLLARYVARQLFCKQDSTLSWDDVERISSLY from the coding sequence ATGTTTAATGGCTTGATTCGTGAGATCGCACAGGTTGTTAGTTATTCACAAAATATTTTAAGGCTAAAGGCAAATTTTCGTCCAAATTTAGGCGATAGCATTGCTGTAAATGGTGCTTGCCTAAGTGTAATAAAACTGCATGAAGATGGCTTTAGTGTGGAGCTAAGTGCAGAGAGTAGGGCAAATATCGCGGTTGAAAATTTAAAAGAAAGAGTGCATATCGAGCCAGCGATGAAGCTTGGAGAGCGCGTGGATGGGCATTTGATGCAAGGACATATCGATTTTATCGGTAAAATTTCAAATATCAAAAAGAATGAGAATGGGGTTGATTTTTATATCGACCTGCCGCGCGAGGCTATGAGCTTGATGTCAAATAAAGGCTCAGTGGGTGTTGAGGGTGTGAGTCTAACTATAAATGAAATTTTGCCAAAGGGTATAAGGCTCACAATCATACCAATCACATTTAGAGATAGTCTTTTTGGCACTTTCAAGGTCGGCAGACGCGTAAATATCGAAAGCGATCTTTTGGCTCGATACGTAGCTAGGCAGCTTTTTTGCAAGCAAGATAGCACCCTTAGCTGGGACGATGTTGAGCGAATTTCTAGCCTTTACTAG
- the pgeF gene encoding peptidoglycan editing factor PgeF, with protein MRENLEIVFDKNGVLAGFTNRFGGVSEGAYKSLNLADHVGDDPLNVAQNREILATALGIMPINLKFMSQIHSNRVEILQDFNDDLPPCDGVITSLKGVALCVLVADCAPVLIIDEHLGVVAAVHAGRAGVTSKICTNAVGLMMSEFGCRASNLRVFIGANIKVQNYEVGKLDLGEFNRYKKDGKFDINAALLDEFAKFGVEQISLDPRCTFERDELFSYRKQSRTGRFCGFVMNRATSVNNKR; from the coding sequence ATGCGTGAAAATTTAGAGATCGTTTTTGATAAAAATGGCGTATTAGCTGGCTTTACAAATAGATTTGGTGGTGTGAGTGAGGGCGCTTATAAGAGCTTAAATTTAGCAGATCATGTTGGCGATGATCCGTTAAATGTCGCACAAAATCGTGAAATTTTAGCAACGGCGCTTGGCATTATGCCTATTAATTTAAAATTTATGAGCCAAATCCACTCAAATCGAGTGGAAATTTTGCAAGATTTTAACGACGATCTACCTCCATGCGATGGTGTGATAACATCACTAAAAGGCGTAGCACTTTGCGTCTTAGTCGCAGACTGCGCACCTGTTTTGATAATAGATGAACATCTTGGTGTAGTCGCAGCTGTGCATGCGGGACGCGCAGGTGTTACTAGTAAAATTTGTACAAATGCGGTAGGACTGATGATGAGCGAGTTTGGCTGCCGCGCTAGTAATTTACGCGTGTTTATAGGCGCAAATATCAAAGTGCAAAACTACGAAGTAGGCAAGCTAGATCTTGGTGAATTTAACCGATACAAAAAAGATGGAAAATTTGATATAAACGCAGCTTTATTAGACGAATTTGCTAAGTTTGGAGTAGAGCAAATATCGCTAGATCCTCGTTGTACTTTTGAGAGAGATGAATTATTCTCATACCGCAAACAGAGTAGGACCGGGCGTTTTTGTGGGTTTGTGATGAATAGAGCCACATCGGTAAATAATAAAAGATAA
- a CDS encoding DUF4198 domain-containing protein: MKTGRILTAIMLTGAFYMVQAHMFWVDGANDEKLGKFIANMGYSDDFPKLEPIMAERVHLFAPITVISKDGSKKKLTQSGENYRYDGERLDKGTYILLAQQNPMYSLKKRSDGKWLIDKTKLDLKDLSDIQICRLMTITSKRVLNLGETDDFVTKPIRVKIEIVPLQNPAEFRVDKPFKLQVFADGKPLERAKLTGTFAGFLDHKHAFYGVTDEQGITEVLALRPGFWVFEVIYERPYPDAAKCDKETLKTTLSFEIKE; the protein is encoded by the coding sequence ATGAAAACAGGTAGAATTTTGACCGCCATTATGTTAACTGGAGCCTTTTATATGGTGCAAGCACACATGTTTTGGGTAGATGGAGCTAATGATGAAAAGCTAGGAAAATTTATCGCAAACATGGGTTATAGCGACGATTTTCCAAAGCTAGAGCCTATTATGGCCGAACGCGTCCATCTTTTTGCGCCAATTACTGTAATAAGTAAAGATGGTAGCAAAAAGAAGCTTACACAAAGTGGCGAGAACTACCGCTATGATGGCGAAAGATTAGACAAAGGCACATATATCTTACTAGCACAGCAAAATCCTATGTATTCGCTTAAAAAACGTAGTGATGGTAAGTGGCTAATAGACAAAACTAAGCTTGATCTAAAGGATCTAAGTGATATACAGATTTGCCGGCTGATGACGATAACATCTAAGAGAGTCTTAAATTTAGGTGAAACAGACGACTTCGTAACTAAACCTATTAGAGTTAAAATCGAGATCGTACCGCTACAAAACCCAGCGGAATTTAGAGTAGATAAGCCTTTTAAATTGCAGGTTTTTGCTGATGGAAAGCCGCTAGAGCGAGCTAAGCTAACTGGTACTTTTGCTGGATTTTTAGACCATAAGCACGCGTTTTATGGTGTGACTGATGAGCAAGGCATCACTGAAGTGTTAGCTCTAAGACCAGGATTTTGGGTATTTGAAGTGATTTATGAAAGACCTTATCCAGATGCTGCAAAGTGTGATAAAGAGACGTTAAAAACGACGCTTAGTTTTGAGATAAAAGAATAA
- a CDS encoding acetyltransferase: MPYENFKSKNPLVLKITTNARKFGVETLQNEEFVSVLLNVKKLEISSEQRQALAEIFAKLIKIEEDSQLSK; encoded by the coding sequence ATGCCTTACGAAAACTTTAAATCAAAAAATCCTCTTGTGCTAAAAATCACTACAAACGCAAGAAAATTTGGCGTAGAAACGCTACAAAACGAGGAGTTTGTAAGCGTTCTTTTAAATGTTAAGAAGCTTGAAATTTCATCCGAACAAAGGCAAGCATTGGCAGAAATTTTTGCTAAATTAATAAAAATCGAAGAAGACTCGCAATTAAGTAAATAA
- the rpsB gene encoding 30S ribosomal protein S2, with amino-acid sequence MVTMRDLLECGVHFGHQTRRWNPKMKKFIFGERKGIYIIDLQKTIRYFRYTYNIVRDAAAEGKSVLFVGTKKQAIDAIKEYAEKCGMPYVNHRWLGGMMTNFGTIRQSIRKLEVIETMEEDGSINLLTKKEALMLRRKKEKLIATLGGIRNMKSLPDMIFVVDTVKEKIAIQEANRLKIPVVAPIDTNCDPDVVDYPIPGNDDAIRSVQLFCQEMAEAINEGKSLLEQDGGEQAAGEEVSQDEKDAVVAEAMSEEDFGEDEE; translated from the coding sequence ATGGTAACTATGAGAGATTTATTAGAGTGTGGCGTACATTTTGGTCACCAAACACGCCGCTGGAACCCAAAGATGAAAAAATTTATCTTTGGCGAGAGAAAAGGTATCTACATTATAGATCTACAAAAGACTATCCGCTACTTCCGCTACACTTACAACATTGTTCGTGACGCAGCTGCTGAAGGTAAGTCAGTGCTATTTGTAGGCACTAAAAAACAAGCTATCGACGCTATAAAAGAGTACGCTGAAAAATGTGGAATGCCTTATGTAAATCACCGCTGGTTAGGTGGTATGATGACAAACTTTGGTACTATCCGCCAGTCTATCCGCAAACTTGAAGTCATTGAAACTATGGAAGAAGATGGTTCGATAAATTTACTAACTAAAAAAGAGGCTTTGATGCTTCGCCGCAAAAAAGAGAAGCTTATCGCAACTCTTGGCGGTATCCGCAATATGAAAAGCCTACCTGATATGATATTTGTTGTTGATACTGTCAAAGAAAAGATCGCTATTCAGGAAGCAAATCGTTTAAAAATTCCAGTTGTAGCACCTATTGATACAAACTGCGATCCTGATGTTGTTGATTATCCGATCCCAGGAAACGACGACGCGATTCGCTCTGTTCAGCTTTTCTGCCAAGAGATGGCTGAAGCTATCAACGAAGGTAAATCACTTCTTGAGCAAGATGGTGGTGAGCAAGCTGCTGGCGAAGAAGTAAGCCAAGATGAGAAAGACGCAGTTGTAGCTGAGGCTATGAGTGAAGAAGACTTTGGCGAGGACGAAGAGTAA
- the tsf gene encoding translation elongation factor Ts: MEITAQMVKELRESTGAGMMDCKKALGEANGDMEKAVDILREKGLGQAAKKADRLASEGLVSVEVCSKCKKATISEINSETDFVARNPQFQALAKDATAHIQSSGIKTVEELNASTLNGVKFEDYFKTQIATIGENLVVRRFETISADDKGVVNGYVHSNGRVGVLIGAACESAEVANKAADFIRNLCMHAAAMKPSVISYKDLDKEFVEKEFIALRAELEKDNEELKRLGKPLHHIPEYASRCQIGEAELAKATKEIEEELKAEGKPEKIWDKIIPGKIERFYADNTVLDQRLTLLGQFYVMDDKKTIEQVIEEKSKELGGKIEIVKYVRFELGEGLEKKVDDFAAEVAAQIG, encoded by the coding sequence ATGGAAATAACTGCACAAATGGTAAAAGAGCTCCGCGAATCAACCGGAGCTGGTATGATGGACTGCAAAAAGGCACTTGGCGAAGCAAATGGCGACATGGAAAAAGCTGTTGACATCCTTCGTGAAAAAGGCCTAGGCCAAGCTGCTAAAAAGGCTGACCGCCTTGCAAGCGAAGGCTTGGTAAGTGTTGAAGTTTGCTCAAAATGCAAAAAAGCAACTATTAGCGAGATCAACTCTGAGACTGACTTCGTTGCTAGAAACCCACAGTTTCAAGCACTTGCAAAAGATGCAACAGCTCACATCCAATCAAGCGGCATAAAAACAGTTGAAGAGCTAAATGCGAGCACTTTAAATGGTGTTAAATTTGAAGATTACTTCAAAACTCAGATTGCAACCATCGGAGAAAATCTTGTAGTGCGCCGCTTTGAGACTATTAGCGCTGATGATAAGGGCGTGGTAAATGGCTATGTTCACTCAAATGGTCGTGTTGGTGTACTTATCGGTGCAGCTTGCGAAAGCGCTGAAGTTGCAAACAAAGCAGCTGATTTTATAAGAAATTTATGTATGCATGCAGCCGCTATGAAGCCAAGCGTTATAAGCTACAAAGACCTTGATAAAGAGTTTGTTGAGAAAGAATTTATAGCACTTCGCGCTGAACTTGAAAAAGACAATGAAGAGCTAAAACGCCTAGGCAAGCCACTTCATCACATTCCTGAGTATGCTAGTCGCTGCCAAATAGGCGAGGCAGAGCTTGCAAAAGCTACAAAAGAGATCGAAGAAGAGCTAAAAGCTGAGGGCAAACCTGAGAAAATTTGGGACAAGATCATCCCTGGCAAGATCGAGAGATTTTACGCTGATAACACAGTGCTTGATCAACGCCTTACACTTTTAGGTCAGTTTTATGTAATGGACGATAAAAAGACTATTGAACAAGTTATCGAAGAGAAGAGTAAAGAGCTTGGTGGCAAGATCGAGATCGTGAAATACGTTCGTTTTGAGCTTGGCGAAGGCTTAGAAAAGAAAGTAGATGACTTTGCTGCAGAAGTTGCTGCTCAAATAGGCTAA
- a CDS encoding ABC transporter ATP-binding protein, whose translation MEILRASNLGFAYDYTLFNNINLTLNQKQSIAITGVSGCGKSTLLHILSTLLKPNFGEVIYQDRSIYGLSQNELLAIRRLHFGIIFQSHYLFKGFSTYENIELASILSGEKIEEKELELLKISNVINQKVGELSGGQQQRVSIARVLTKKPKIIFADEPTGNLDKQTANEVMQVLFDYVNENKAALVLVTHDNDLAAKCDSSYKLVNKELVQIS comes from the coding sequence ATGGAAATTTTAAGAGCGTCTAATCTAGGCTTTGCGTACGATTATACGCTCTTTAATAATATAAATTTAACTCTCAATCAAAAACAAAGCATCGCGATAACCGGCGTTAGCGGTTGTGGCAAATCAACGCTTTTGCACATACTTTCAACACTTTTGAAACCAAATTTTGGCGAGGTTATCTATCAAGATAGATCGATCTATGGGCTTTCACAAAATGAGCTTTTGGCTATTAGAAGGCTTCATTTTGGCATTATTTTTCAGTCGCACTACCTTTTTAAAGGCTTTAGCACTTACGAAAATATTGAGCTTGCAAGCATCTTATCTGGCGAAAAAATAGAAGAAAAAGAGCTTGAGTTGCTTAAAATTTCAAATGTAATAAATCAAAAAGTTGGTGAGCTAAGCGGTGGTCAGCAGCAACGTGTTAGTATCGCTAGAGTGCTTACCAAAAAGCCAAAGATCATCTTTGCAGACGAGCCAACGGGCAACCTTGATAAGCAAACAGCAAATGAAGTGATGCAAGTTTTGTTTGACTATGTAAATGAAAATAAAGCTGCCCTTGTGCTAGTTACTCATGACAACGATCTAGCCGCAAAATGCGATAGCTCATACAAGCTTGTGAACAAAGAGCTTGTGCAAATTTCTTAA
- a CDS encoding NapC/NirT family cytochrome c, which yields MVVLPVHYALKETSEDKFCVVCHEMDPMVIAYNDDIHSGKGKTSHTV from the coding sequence ATAGTTGTTTTACCAGTTCATTATGCACTTAAAGAAACAAGTGAAGATAAATTCTGTGTAGTTTGCCATGAGATGGATCCTATGGTAATTGCTTACAATGATGATATTCATAGTGGTAAAGGTAAAACATCACATACCGTATGA
- the hisG gene encoding ATP phosphoribosyltransferase, which produces MITVALPKGRIAEATLEIFRKIFGSSFLFEDRKLILEEGNFRFLMVRNQDIPTYVTEGAADIGVVGLDVLEEHKPNVVRLLDLKIGQCKVCVGIKNDSELDLNQPELKIATKMPNITRNYFTKQAIAVKIIKLYGSIELAPLVGLSDAIVDVVETGSTMKQNGLKIAGVIMQSSAYLIANKNSFIIKKDEILELYKKIKEEI; this is translated from the coding sequence ATGATAACAGTAGCACTACCAAAGGGAAGAATAGCCGAGGCAACACTAGAAATTTTTAGAAAAATTTTTGGTTCAAGTTTTTTATTTGAAGATAGAAAATTAATCCTTGAAGAAGGAAATTTTAGATTTTTAATGGTTCGCAACCAAGATATCCCAACTTATGTCACTGAAGGTGCAGCTGATATTGGTGTAGTGGGGCTTGACGTACTTGAAGAGCATAAGCCAAACGTTGTAAGACTACTGGATTTAAAAATCGGCCAATGCAAAGTTTGCGTTGGCATAAAAAACGACTCTGAACTAGACCTAAACCAGCCAGAGCTAAAAATAGCCACAAAAATGCCAAATATAACAAGAAATTATTTTACGAAACAAGCCATAGCTGTAAAGATCATCAAGCTTTATGGCTCGATCGAACTTGCACCATTAGTTGGCTTAAGCGATGCGATAGTTGATGTAGTCGAGACTGGCTCAACCATGAAACAAAATGGGCTAAAGATCGCTGGTGTTATCATGCAAAGCTCAGCTTATCTAATAGCAAATAAAAATAGTTTTATTATTAAAAAAGATGAGATTTTAGAACTTTACAAAAAAATCAAAGAAGAAATTTAA
- a CDS encoding type III pantothenate kinase, translating to MILCNIGNTNATFLEDGKISRMKISEFKSYKPEKKVYFISVNDEILNILKDNKMFVDLEPFFTIDTIYQGLGVDRIAACYSINNGVVVDAGSAITVDIMANSIHLGGYILPGISSMLNAYKSISPRLDITINSQIDIDALPQKTADAVSYGIIKPIITLLDKLAGDKKVYFTGGDGDFLSKFFKNAICDKMLVFRAMQKLITEKKDMII from the coding sequence ATGATTTTGTGTAATATAGGCAATACTAACGCTACATTTTTAGAAGATGGCAAAATCTCACGTATGAAAATTTCTGAGTTTAAAAGCTATAAGCCAGAAAAAAAAGTATATTTTATATCCGTAAATGATGAAATTTTAAATATTTTAAAAGATAATAAGATGTTTGTGGATCTAGAACCATTTTTTACTATTGATACGATATATCAGGGTCTAGGAGTAGATAGAATCGCAGCATGTTACTCTATAAATAATGGCGTAGTCGTTGATGCTGGAAGCGCCATAACAGTTGACATTATGGCAAATTCTATCCATCTTGGAGGATATATCTTGCCAGGCATTTCAAGTATGCTAAACGCCTACAAAAGTATCTCGCCACGACTTGATATTACTATAAATTCACAAATTGACATAGATGCACTACCACAAAAAACAGCTGATGCCGTGAGTTATGGCATTATTAAACCGATAATAACTCTACTAGATAAGCTAGCCGGTGATAAAAAAGTCTATTTTACTGGTGGAGATGGCGATTTTTTGTCAAAATTTTTTAAAAATGCTATTTGCGACAAGATGCTAGTTTTTCGTGCCATGCAAAAGCTAATAACTGAAAAGAAAGATATGATAATATGA
- a CDS encoding L-seryl-tRNA selenium transferase, protein MKKITLFLAFALALVLSGCGTKRQYFEPAQTSGKISLSKDMPSYIKSANANGATLDNGNIITKNGLNTNIKLPENFNFLNENNGFIISASINGDLNVTDPNGRSIYSNKFPTAIVAASLDQNLLAAISATNHIYLIDINTATTIMEYSSSNIAAVDSRVVAPFFMSSLIVYPALDGKIYIVQKETGRILRDMVVSSENFFNNIIFLGVEGDNLIAATAKKLIVINPSQTVYYDGEIKDALVNNDEIYIFKKDGTIVRTNLMLKEQNKVNFKFAIFSAATIINNKLYVIEKTGYVIKTNLDLSGAEIYEFSDEIKDKSFMGNGAFYYDNELVNLGQ, encoded by the coding sequence ATGAAAAAAATTACTCTTTTCTTGGCTTTTGCCTTGGCTTTAGTTTTAAGCGGATGTGGCACAAAAAGACAATATTTCGAGCCAGCTCAAACCTCTGGCAAAATTTCTTTGTCAAAAGATATGCCATCTTATATCAAATCAGCAAATGCAAATGGTGCCACTCTTGATAACGGCAATATTATCACCAAAAACGGCCTAAATACAAACATTAAGTTGCCTGAAAATTTTAATTTCTTAAATGAAAACAACGGCTTTATCATCTCAGCTAGTATAAATGGCGATCTAAATGTGACAGATCCTAATGGACGCAGCATTTATAGCAATAAATTTCCAACAGCAATTGTTGCTGCTTCTCTTGATCAAAACCTATTAGCAGCTATCAGCGCGACAAACCACATCTATCTAATAGACATAAATACCGCAACAACAATAATGGAATATAGCTCGTCTAATATAGCAGCAGTTGATTCAAGGGTCGTAGCACCATTTTTTATGAGCTCGCTTATCGTTTATCCGGCATTAGATGGCAAAATTTATATAGTACAAAAAGAGACTGGTAGAATTTTACGTGACATGGTCGTAAGTTCTGAAAATTTCTTTAATAACATCATATTCTTAGGCGTTGAGGGTGATAACTTAATAGCAGCAACAGCAAAAAAACTAATCGTCATTAACCCAAGTCAAACGGTTTATTATGACGGTGAGATCAAAGATGCACTAGTTAATAACGATGAAATTTATATCTTTAAAAAAGATGGTACGATCGTAAGAACAAATCTTATGCTAAAAGAGCAAAATAAAGTAAATTTCAAATTTGCCATCTTCTCAGCAGCCACTATTATCAATAATAAGCTCTACGTAATCGAAAAAACAGGCTACGTTATAAAAACAAATTTAGACCTCAGTGGAGCTGAAATTTATGAATTTAGCGATGAGATAAAAGATAAAAGCTTTATGGGCAATGGTGCCTTTTATTATGATAATGAACTTGTTAATTTAGGGCAATGA
- the gatC gene encoding Asp-tRNA(Asn)/Glu-tRNA(Gln) amidotransferase subunit GatC — MQIDDTLLNKLEKLSALQISDEKREEVKKQLSEIVSFVDILNELDLSSDEAVVSSIKGGTPLREDEPRPSDVIDTILKYAPSREGHFFAVPKIIE, encoded by the coding sequence ATGCAAATAGATGATACTCTTTTAAATAAATTAGAAAAACTTTCTGCCTTACAAATCAGTGATGAAAAAAGAGAAGAAGTAAAAAAACAACTAAGCGAGATTGTATCTTTTGTTGATATTTTAAACGAACTTGATCTAAGTAGCGATGAAGCTGTAGTTAGCTCTATAAAAGGTGGCACACCTTTAAGAGAAGATGAGCCAAGACCAAGTGATGTGATTGATACGATCTTAAAATACGCTCCTTCACGTGAAGGGCATTTTTTTGCTGTACCAAAAATAATAGAATAA
- a CDS encoding type IV pilus twitching motility protein PilT, whose product MDLIEQLQAKNLSVKIPEDNNLNNPTGDIKTLLKTVVSDKASDLHLVSRSEPQIRVDGALKPIDFGVLSGKDIENLCFALITDEQKSELENNKELDFAIELPDIGRFRGNYYYTMNGDLAAAFRIIPINIPSLDELNAPQIFKHIIKRKKGLILVTGPTGSGKSTTLAAMLNEINLNYRKHIITIEDPVEFVHNNKKALFSHRNIGTDATSYSRALKSAVREDPDIILVGEMRDRETISTAITAAETGHLVFGTLHTNSAIQTINRIVDSFDGSEQLQVRNMLSVSLTAVVSQSLIPKIGGGRCAVHEILINNMAISNLIRENKIHQIYSQMQLNQQQTGMSTQTQALMKVLKEGKITKENALAYSTSQQELQNLIGTI is encoded by the coding sequence ATGGATCTAATCGAACAGCTTCAGGCGAAGAATTTAAGTGTAAAAATACCAGAAGATAATAACCTTAATAATCCTACTGGTGATATAAAAACACTTTTAAAAACTGTTGTAAGTGATAAGGCAAGCGATCTTCACCTTGTTTCAAGATCTGAGCCGCAAATAAGAGTAGACGGTGCTTTAAAGCCCATTGATTTTGGTGTATTAAGTGGCAAGGATATAGAGAATTTATGTTTTGCTTTGATTACTGATGAACAAAAAAGTGAACTTGAGAATAATAAAGAGCTTGACTTTGCGATCGAGCTTCCAGATATTGGTCGCTTTCGTGGTAACTATTACTATACCATGAATGGTGATTTAGCTGCTGCTTTTCGTATAATCCCAATCAATATCCCATCTCTTGATGAGTTAAATGCCCCACAAATTTTTAAACACATTATTAAGCGTAAAAAAGGTCTTATTTTGGTTACTGGACCGACAGGAAGTGGTAAATCAACAACTCTTGCAGCCATGCTTAATGAGATAAATTTGAATTATAGAAAACATATTATTACAATTGAGGATCCAGTCGAGTTTGTGCATAATAATAAAAAAGCTCTATTTTCTCATAGAAATATCGGTACTGACGCAACTTCTTACTCAAGGGCTCTAAAATCTGCGGTTCGTGAAGATCCAGATATCATACTTGTGGGCGAGATGAGAGATAGAGAAACGATTTCAACGGCTATTACGGCGGCTGAGACTGGACACTTAGTCTTTGGTACGCTTCACACAAATTCAGCCATTCAAACTATAAATAGGATCGTTGATAGTTTCGATGGAAGCGAGCAATTACAAGTAAGAAATATGCTTAGTGTTTCGCTAACTGCTGTCGTTTCACAAAGTCTAATCCCAAAGATAGGCGGTGGAAGGTGCGCGGTGCATGAAATTTTAATAAACAATATGGCTATCTCAAACTTGATACGTGAAAACAAAATACATCAAATTTACTCTCAGATGCAGCTAAATCAACAACAAACTGGCATGAGTACACAAACTCAGGCTTTGATGAAAGTACTAAAAGAGGGTAAGATTACAAAAGAAAATGCGCTAGCTTATTCAACTAGTCAGCAAGAACTTCAAAATTTAATAGGAACTATATAA
- a CDS encoding CvpA family protein gives MDLVTWFDIIIIALVLMLGIKGILNGLIKEAFGLIGLIGGLIIASRFSDLSGEFITKNIYKFENPSFLQFVAFISLWLVFWIVCLLVGKFLSKIVSVSGLGFLDRLGGFVMGSGKIFLTFSAVVAVISGTSLNNIIAPYFANSKVYPVLIETGKWITNLDVKNIKSELDEIVARPMDTNKTDAFISTDANASVNTDSNITKGE, from the coding sequence ATGGATTTAGTAACGTGGTTTGATATTATTATTATTGCTCTTGTCTTGATGCTTGGCATAAAAGGCATATTAAATGGACTTATCAAAGAAGCTTTCGGACTTATCGGACTTATCGGCGGCTTAATTATAGCTAGTAGATTTTCAGATCTATCTGGTGAGTTTATAACTAAAAATATATATAAATTTGAAAATCCTTCATTTTTACAGTTTGTTGCATTTATCTCTCTTTGGTTAGTTTTTTGGATAGTTTGCTTGCTAGTTGGTAAATTTTTATCAAAAATAGTTTCAGTAAGCGGACTTGGTTTTTTGGATAGACTTGGTGGATTTGTTATGGGAAGTGGAAAAATTTTCTTAACATTTTCGGCAGTAGTTGCTGTAATATCTGGTACTTCGCTAAATAATATAATTGCACCTTATTTCGCGAATAGTAAAGTCTATCCGGTTTTGATAGAAACTGGCAAATGGATAACAAATCTTGATGTGAAAAATATCAAAAGTGAGTTAGATGAGATAGTGGCAAGACCAATGGATACAAATAAAACTGACGCATTTATCTCAACGGATGCAAATGCTAGTGTAAATACTGACTCTAATATCACAAAAGGGGAATAA